The Manihot esculenta cultivar AM560-2 chromosome 1, M.esculenta_v8, whole genome shotgun sequence genome has a window encoding:
- the LOC110615033 gene encoding U11/U12 small nuclear ribonucleoprotein 59 kDa protein, producing MNPVPFHLAPAAPPPPPWLPMLPPNPTQSSAFWETKNVHDRLRDLQETVILAKAMQEELEVLMTLKDAKGFAEHGERGSIDPVASGLSKYLEDRKIDLEEQEPLSMDAANSLMSKLRAQLEPFRPLIDQASPWEEKSAAIRLSDKMLKCKRNKLWRKRKRKRVAEMRAKEHEQLIQADQEANEWMAREIAKDVAQLKVEKMKQIAKLKVKEEKKRLESELELVLIVEKLQELRSIRIQKLKKQGHFLPEEDDKFLERVRAAVEEEERQAMVAADTDAAKDAIATAEGSRKTTQTHGPKDSSADNVGTKESTGQVTDGKDSAGSGAVTDPSEERGTEGQSYSGAYDSVANLPLEFYHYYYGSNNDMGTLIEVRRTWDAYIRPGGSRIPGHWVQPPPPADDIWASYLVRLNDSGLF from the exons ATGAACCCAGTTCCATTTCATTTGGCTCctgctgcaccacctcctcctccgtGGTTACCCATGTTACCACCAAACCCTACCCAGTCCAGTGCTTTCTGGGAGACCAAAAATGTGCATGATCGGCTCAGGGACTTACAAGAGACTGTAATTCTCGCAAAAGCAAT GCAGGAGGAGCTAGAAGTGTTGATGACGTTGAAAGATGCTAAAGGATTTGCAGAACATGGGGAAAGGGGGTCCATTGATCCTGTTGCTTCTGGCTTATCCAAGTATTTAGAAGATAGGAAAATTGATTTGGAAGAGCAAGAACCACTTTCTATGGATGCTGCAAACTCGTTGATGTCAAAATTGAGAGCTCAGCTGGAGCCATTTCGACCTCTGATAGATCAAGCAAGCCCTTGGGAGGAGAAATCTGCAGCAATTAGATTGTCTGATAAAATGCTAAAGTGCAAACGAAATAAACTttggagaaagagaaagagaaaacgTGTTGCAGAAATGCGTGCAAAG GAGCATGAACAACTCATCCAAGCTGATCAAGAAGCTAATGAGTGGATGGCTAGGGAGATTGCCAAGGATGTTGCACAACTGAAG GTGGAAAAGATGAAGCAGATTGCAAAGCTTAAAGTAAAAGAGGAGAAAAAGAGACTAGAATCAGAG CTTGAGCTGGTTTTGATCGTGGAGAAGTTGCAGGAATTGCGTTCTATCAGGatccaaaaattgaaaaaacaag GGCATTTTCTTCCGGAGGAGGATGACAAGTTTCTTGAGAGAGTTCGGGCTGCAGTTGAGGAAGAGGAGCGGCAAGCAATGGTTGCTGCTGACACTGATGCTGCCAAGGATGCCATTGCAACTGCTGAGGGATCCCGTAAAACAACCCAGACTCACGGGCCTAAGGATTCAAGTGCTGATAATGTTGGAACTAAGGAAAGTACAGGCCAAGTAACTGATGGCAAAGACAGTGCAGGCTCTGGTGCGGTCACTGATCCATCTGAAGAAAGAGGAACTGAAGGTCAAAGTTATAGCGGAGCATATGATTCTGTGGCAAATTTACCATTGGAATTCTACCACTATTATTATGGCAGCAATAATGATATGGGCACACTTATTGAG GTTAGAAGAACCTGGGATGCATATATAAGACCGGGGGGAAG